TATATAAGTCAACCCTTAGATCAGTCAGACGAGGCTGCCTCGAGGTCCACCTGCTCCCGCAGGTCGGGGTCCGTGACGTCGGCACCGGCCTCGATCGCCCGCTGGTAGTGCCGAAGAGCGCGGGTATCGACCTCGGTGCTGTCGAGACCCGCCTTCCAGTAGGCGGCCGCGTGCAGGTCGTCACGGGCGACGCCGAGGTCGTCGGTGACGAACCGTCGCAGGTCACGCACGACGCCCGCCTCGGCCGCCAGCCACGCCTGGGTCCTGCCCCCGGGGCGCTCGGCGTCGCGGACGGCCGAAGGGAGCGGCGAACACGGGTCGGCCGGGCCGATCAGCCAGTGCACCGTGACATGCGGCCGCGCGGCGAGGAGGGTGGTGTCCGAGGCGTGCGCGACGGCGAGGTACACGGTCGTGGGGATCTGGGGCGACAGCGTCTCGACGATCGCGGCCAGCGCGGGCAGCGCGCTCGAGTCGCCGACCATCAGGTGCCGCTCGACGCCCGTGCCCGCGTG
The DNA window shown above is from Streptosporangiales bacterium and carries:
- a CDS encoding siderophore-interacting protein, which gives rise to MTTIRTEIRRITRESALPVNCPVTVESVSAVSTGFVRVSVRGEGLAAYRDVWPADAFKLLLPPDGRGPVDFPVRGDDGLPFWPDGSRRPVLRAFTVRCFDPVRLRIDFDVAVHADGLAMRWVRGVEPGDVIGLAGMRHEFHAGTGVERHLMVGDSSALPALAAIVETLSPQIPTTVYLAVAHASDTTLLAARPHVTVHWLIGPADPCSPLPSAVRDAERPGGRTQAWLAAEAGVVRDLRRFVTDDLGVARDDLHAAAYWKAGLDSTEVDTRALRHYQRAIEAGADVTDPDLREQVDLEAASSD